GCAGCTGTTCGGTCTGCATGCGGTACAGGTGCGCGAAAGCGGTGGCCACCGACCGCTGGACCTTGTCCCGGGTGATGCCGGAGCCGGTGGAGGGGGTGAACGCGGCGACGCTGGCGACGGTGAGCGCGGTCAGGCCGGCCAGGGGCAGCAGCCCGAGGGTGATCGCGCGGCGCCCGGCACCGTCGTAGGCGAGGTCGGTGAAGTCCCGGCGCAGGAACAGCAGATGGGCCAGCGCGGTCGCGAGCAGCGCCCATACGAGGCTCACCGCGACGCCGATCAGGAGCGGGGCGAGCTGGGCCGGGCTGGTGAACAGGCCGTTCCAGGAGATGAAGGCGTAGCCGGGCAGGGCGAGGCGTACGGCGACCGGCAGCGGCAGCATTTGGGCGACCTGCATGCCGAGGGCGACGAGCGGTGGCAGCAGCAGGCCCGTCGGGGACCGGCCGAGCGCGACCGAACCGAGCAGGCCGATCGCGGCGAGGGCCAGGGTGGGGGCCAGGGCGGCGACCCAGGCGAGCAGGACGCGTACGGCGGTGTCGGAGGACGTCAGCCGGTGGCCGTCGAGGCCGACCAGGGGCTGGTCGCCGACCGAGGCGAGGCCGCCGGCCGTGCTGGAGACGGCCAGCCCGGCCACCAGCAGCAGGATCACGGTGAGGCTGGCCAGGGACTTCGCCACGAAGATCCGCCGGGGTGAGCGGACGGCGACCAGCAGGTGCCGCCAGGTGCCGAGCCGGTCCTCGGAGGCGAAGACGTCACCCGCGACCAGGGAGGTCAGCAGCGGGAGCGCCCAGGTGCCGGCGAAGCCGAGCATCACCAGCGGCCCGGCCCACCCGGTGGCGTGCATCCAGCGACCGAAGAGGGTGTCGGAGGGCAGGGTGCTCTGCCCGCCCACGCCGGCGACGAAGACGCCCGGCGCGATCCAGCAGACCAGCACCAGCAGGCGGATGCGCCACTGCGAGACCAGCTTGACCAGTTCGAAGCGGTAGCCGCGCGGGACGGAGACGGGTCGGGCGCCGACGACCTCGTCGTCGGCGAGGGCGGTACTCATCTGCCGGCCTCCTCGCGCTGGTCGGTGAGGGCGAGGAAGGCGGCCTCCAACGGCGAGACCACGGGGGCCAGTTCGCGGACCGCGACGCCCGAGCGGACGATCGCGGACACCAGTTCGTCGAGGGCGGGCACGAGCCCGCGCAGGACGAGCGTCTCGGCGTCCTGCCGCGTCCCCGGCCCCGGGTCGTCGACGATCCGGATGCCGGCCGTCCCGGCGGCCAGCCGGCGCGCGGCCCGCGGGTCGGACGTGCGCAGCCGGTAGTCGAGTTCGCGGTTCTCGGCCGCCAGCTTGCCCAGCGGGCCGGAGAACACGACCCGCCCGGTGGCGAGGATGGTGACCTCGGAGCACAGGGCCTCCAGGTCGTCCATACGGTGGCTGGAGAGCACGACGGCGGTGCCGTCCGCGGCGAGTCGGGCGAGGACGCCGTGCACATGCCGCTTGCCGGCCGGGTCGAGGCCGTTGGCGGGCTCGTCGAGGACCAGCAACCGGGGCCTGGTGAGCAGGGCGGCGGCGAGCCCGAGCCGCTGGCGCATGCCGAGGGAGAAGCCGCGGGCCCTGTCGTCGGCGACGTCGGTGAGTCCGACCTCGTCGAGGGCTTCGTCGACCCGGGCCGTACGCGGGTCCTCGCCGCGCAGCCGGGCCAGCGCGGCCAGATTCTGACGTGCGGTCAGCGAGGGGTACAGGCCGGGCCCGTCGACGAACCCGGCGACCCCGTCGGGCACGCCGAACGCCCGCCCCACGGGCACGCCGAGGATGTCGAGGCCGCCCGCGTCGGCGACGGCCAGGCCCAGCAGCAGGCCGAGCAGCGTCGTCTTGCCGGCGCCGTTCGGGCCGACCAGGCCGTGGATCCGACCCTGCGTCACATCCAGGTCGACGGCGTCGAGTGCGACGACGTCGCCGAAGCACTTGGTGACCGCACGGGCCCGGACTGCGTGGAGTGCGTCCATGAGTCCCTTCTTCCGGAATCCGTCGGGACCCTAGGGACGACACACAACCCAGGCACGGACGGCCGGCTGAACGTTGGTGGAACGGATCGTCAAGGCATCGACAAATCGTGTGCACGACAACTCAACGCAGACCGCGGCTTGGCCAACGCTTGGCGTTATGTTCCGGACAACGTTGCCGGGGTCTCCTCCAGAGCCGGAGACAGGGGCGGTCGGCTCCGGCTCGCGTGCGGTACGCGGCAGCGAACGGCCTGTAGGCCTAGCCGAGATCCGGGATGGCGGGAGATGTCCAGAAGGTGACAGTCGGCCCGTAAGATCCGTCCTCTTCGTCGCTCACCTCGACGGTGATTTCCCGATCAGGATGGCGCGAGGACAGGACTCCCTGCCAGCACTCGCCCAGACTCAGTGCGAGTTGGGGCAGTTCGTCTCCGAGGTGTTCGTCATCCGTGAGGGCGGTGTTGCCGAATGTGGCCCACAACTCGACATGGTTGACGACAGCTTCGACGTGTTGCCGCTCCTGGCCCGGCTTCGTGAACCAATCGTCGACAGCGGCCTGGCTGAACCGGTCCTTCAGGAAGACGCAACCCCGGTACTCGACCGTCTCGGGGCAGAACAGCCAGGCCGCAGACAGGACGAAACGAAGGCCGCCCTCGTAGTCGAGGTAGTTGGCCGGGGAGAGCTCCTCGTCGTTCCATTCGGTGCGCCAGCGCCTGAAGAACGCCGGCAGTTCACGCTCGGACCATGCCGATTCGCTGCTGCTCACGAGCACCACCTAACTCGCGTGCAGCATCAGCCCGATGCCCGCCACCAGGAGGCCGGCGGCCATGATGCGGGGGGCTCCGAAGCGTTCCTTGAAGAACACCGCGCCTATCGCCGCGCCGACGATGATCGACGACTCGCGTAGGGCCGCGATCGGGGCGAGCTCCGCCTTGGTCTGGGCCCACAGGACAAGGCCGTAGGCGAGGACGGAGAGGGCGGCGCCCAGCAGGCCCACGGCGGCGAACGGCCGTAGGACGGTCAGGAACTCCCCGCGCAGGCGGGTCAGCGCGTACGCCGGGATCGCCACGCCCTCCACGGCCATCAGCCAGGCGATGTACCCGAGGGAGGATCCCGAGGCCCGTACGCCGAGCCCGTCCACGACCGTGTAGCCGGCGATGGTCAGCCCGGTGGCCAGGGCCGCGCCGATCGCCGCC
The sequence above is drawn from the Streptomyces sp. SLBN-31 genome and encodes:
- a CDS encoding ABC transporter permease encodes the protein MSTALADDEVVGARPVSVPRGYRFELVKLVSQWRIRLLVLVCWIAPGVFVAGVGGQSTLPSDTLFGRWMHATGWAGPLVMLGFAGTWALPLLTSLVAGDVFASEDRLGTWRHLLVAVRSPRRIFVAKSLASLTVILLLVAGLAVSSTAGGLASVGDQPLVGLDGHRLTSSDTAVRVLLAWVAALAPTLALAAIGLLGSVALGRSPTGLLLPPLVALGMQVAQMLPLPVAVRLALPGYAFISWNGLFTSPAQLAPLLIGVAVSLVWALLATALAHLLFLRRDFTDLAYDGAGRRAITLGLLPLAGLTALTVASVAAFTPSTGSGITRDKVQRSVATAFAHLYRMQTEQLHRPAVTEARLRSTAACTKSDGQGAQSGAGNDWRCVVIWHLPGVPVPGQAVYQLDVTSDGRFVADGDGPKEVNGYFLVRTPTGDAPNPLWQFDGNVDLLDTTSKG
- a CDS encoding ABC transporter ATP-binding protein is translated as MDALHAVRARAVTKCFGDVVALDAVDLDVTQGRIHGLVGPNGAGKTTLLGLLLGLAVADAGGLDILGVPVGRAFGVPDGVAGFVDGPGLYPSLTARQNLAALARLRGEDPRTARVDEALDEVGLTDVADDRARGFSLGMRQRLGLAAALLTRPRLLVLDEPANGLDPAGKRHVHGVLARLAADGTAVVLSSHRMDDLEALCSEVTILATGRVVFSGPLGKLAAENRELDYRLRTSDPRAARRLAAGTAGIRIVDDPGPGTRQDAETLVLRGLVPALDELVSAIVRSGVAVRELAPVVSPLEAAFLALTDQREEAGR